ACGAGATAATAACCCTCAATATGTTTTAAACCATCATAGACAAGTTCGTAATGCTCTGAATATAGAAGATGAACTTTCTCTCTTTGTTTTGGCAAAACTAGCATCCTTTTATATTGATTTAGATTCTGAAGAAGTAAGAATCAAATACAACATCAACCCAGAAGACCAAGTGACCGGAATGGAGATTGATGATAATGTGGAATACCTTTTAAACATTGCTTATGGAAAAGAAGGTGGTTCTAAATTTGCGGAAGGATATTACCAAAGAGCTCGGTTCTATTTCAAAAAAGAAGAAGCGGCACGTGCCCTCAAACAATTGGAATTGGCATCAACTTACGATATCCGCCATTACTTAGCTGTATTACTTATGGCTGAGTATTATATCCAAACAGAAAATTATGATGAAGCTGTAAAACTCCTCAGAGAAGCGGACGACCGTTATCAAAATTATAGAGAAAGGCTTGGTGAAAGAGATGAGGATGAAACCTTACTCGAAGGAAGTCCTGGAAGGATTTCGTTTAACTTAGGAAAAATCCAATTTTTGGAAGCGGCTGGGATTAACGTAACAGACAATATACGAGAGTTTCCTGGTAAAAAAATCTATCCAGAACGTAGTATTGGAACTCTTTCTTATGAAGAGAAAGAAAGAAGAAATGGTCTTTTTATGGCTCGCGAATCCTTCTTAGCTGCCTTGGATCGTGATATTTCAAAAGATCCAAAGATAGTCAGAGAATGTTATTATTACTTAGGTTGGATTGATTATAACCATGGAGACTTTGCGCAAACTTTGGATTTTTGGGCAGAACTTCCGGAAGAAGATATTTATAATAACGCAACCTTACTTTTTGGAAAAGGAAATGCCTTTTACTATACAAGACAGTACAATGCTGCCCTTGGCAACTATCTGAAGTTAAAAGATGATTTTGAGCTGAAAGAACAAAGTTTGGGAAGAATCGATACAGAAAATTCGGATCATAGAGAAGTGTATGAAACCCTCACAGCCCTTTATAACAATATTGGGGCAGTGTATGAGAAAAAACAAGATACTATCAATGCTCTTAAATACTATTGGAAAGCCATGGAGACGGCACGCAAAATTGGTTCTGTAAGCGAAATTGCAAACTCTAACAAAGATTTGGTGTTCGTTCGGGCCAAACTCGACCGTGAACCATTGTTAGAAGATTGGTTAGCTCCAACACTCGACCGGTTGACCGAAATCAAAAAATAGATCGAATTTAGTGTTTGCGGAATCTTTCGCGAATCCCGAGAAGAAAGAAATAGAAAGTTTCCCACATTCTTTGGATTCGGTAAGGTCTTGCGAGGATTCGCCAAAACCAAATCAGTCCTCTTTCTTTGAACCACTCAGGGGCTTTTTTGTCAGCACCAGATAACATATCTAAGGCGCCACCCACACCGATCACAACTGCTTTGCCAAAATAACCAGTATTGTTTTCGATCCAAATTTCTTGGTCAGGAAAATCCATCGCGAGGAAGATGATATCGGGTCCTGTTTTTCGGATGGCTTCTTTGACTCGCATCTCTCGTTGCCGGTCCAGATGACCTGCATGCCTTCCAACGATACGAACTTTTGGAAAGTGTCTTGTGAGGTTAAAATAAATTCGTTCTACAATTTCGTCTTTTGCCCCAAAGATAAAGGCGGTGAATTCTTTGAGTTCTGCCAGACGAATGAGATCCATCATGACGGCAATGGGAGTGACTCTTTCTTTGAGTCTTCCCGAAGTCATCCATCCAATTCCAGCTCCTTCGACCAGAATGGTTCCGGCTTTTTCTGCAATCCGGTGGAGTGATTTTTTCGGACGCATCCGCATGAGTTTGATCGGATCTAAAAATAAAACGTGGTGCATGCCTTCTTTTTTCTCAAGCACGCGGAAGAGTTTAGCAATGGCTTCGTCTGTAGTGACGTTGTCGATGGGAATTCCCAAAACATTCAGAGTTTCCAGCTTGGAAACATCGATATTTTGGTATTCTAGTAGTATATCCCTCTCATCTTTTGAGGAATTGTGAACGATTTCGCTCAGTTGCTTCATTTAGCCGGGCTTTCCTTTCCTATCTAAAACATTATGTCCAGTATCCTCTATTGTCGCCTCTAAATTTTTAAAAACTACCGTTTTTTCACTTGGATTGGAATCGAAAGAACGAGAAAAAGTATCAAAATGTTTCGAAGCCATCTTTTCCCAATATTGATTCTCCTATTTCTCTCAAGCGCAAGTTATGCGGAAAAACTTTCCATTTATGGAACTATACAAAATGGTACAACCGGTGGACTTGGTAAGGCAGATTCGATTCGAATGTTGGCTTTGCAAGGTGCGATGGTTCCTTTAGCAGACATCGGTCCACAATCGGGTAAATTTCGTTTTCCCGAAACGGATTTGCCCGAAGGAGCACCCATCCTTTTGCAGATTCAATACCAAGGCGTAAATTATAATAAAATGATTCCGCCAACTACCAAGTTTCGTACATCTCCGCAAGAAGTAACAGTGTTTGATACGGGGGCCGATCGCAAACAAGTCGCCGTAAAGAGCTTAATGCAAGTTATGCGAGAAAAAAAAGGCCTTCGCGTTTTTAAACTATTTCTAATTGATAACTCGAGTAAACCTCCCAGATCCTATGATTCCAAATTATCTCCTTTAGAATATTCTGTTGCTAAAGAAGCTACAGAGATCCTGGCACAAATCCAACAGCCAGGAAGTAAAATGGCCATTCCTTTAGGAATTCCGGAAGGAACTAATGGAGGAAGGATTTTGGATCGGGCAATCCTACCTGGTGTATCGGAGATGCAAATCTCCTATTTCATCCCAAATAACAATGATACATTCAGCGAACGAATGTTAATTGAATCCGAAAATGGAAAATTTCCCATCTTTGTCAAACCGCAAGATATGGAAATTACCACCGGTGAAAAAACTCCAGTCACCAAACTAGACAAAGATGTTCCGGCTGGCCTGAGTGCTTACGTTCTTAGTTCCTTAGAATTTGGAACTACTGTGGAATTTACATTCTCAGGCGGAAAACCACTTCCTACTATTTCCAACAATCCGAATCCAGAAATTTGGAATGGATCCATACTTACGAGTTGGGACCTTTCCCTTTTTGCAGTCGTGGGTTTTCTTGGATTTTTATTTACGCTCTCATTTATTTTTGTCTATCGAAAACAAATAGAAAGGAAAAACAATCCATGAACCAAAAACAAACAATACGAGATAAATCCTATCTGCGATTCTTTGGCCTCGCCGAACTCGCAGACCATGGAGCAAGAGGGATTTTAGCATTTTGGGTCATTTTAGGAATGGCCTTCTTTTTGTTCGGCGACCAAAACTTGATCGCACCGAATATGAAAAATATTGGTGCTTCTCTTGGAATTACAGATCCAAACGAAGTTGATTGGAAGTTAGGTGGGATCATTCCCGTATTGTTTTTTATTTTGGGTGGAGTGGTTTCCTTATCCATGGGATATCTATCGCAAACATTTTCGCGAAAGAACTTACTACTCGCAACAGTACTTCTCGGTGAAATTCCCTGTTTTCTGACTGCTTATGTTGAAACGTATGATCAGTTTTTGGTTTTGCGTACCCTTTGTGGGTTTGGTCTTGGTGGAATTTTCCCCTTACTCTTTAGTTTGATTGGAGATTATTTTTCTAGTCAGTCGAGAGCGATTGCTACCGGATACGTGTCTTTGGCAATGGGGCTTGGTGTGGGAGTAGGGCAACTCCTCGGTGGAATTTTGGGTGGAGCAGATCCTATTAACGGATGGAGAGCTTCTTTTATTTATATGTCTGCGCCTTCTTTTATATTCGCAGCAATTTATTTATTCTTTTGTAAAGAGCCTAAACGTGGCGGGGCCGAAGGTGTTGTCAGTGATGAACTGTCTCACAAAATTAGTTTAAAAGATTTTAAATTACTCTTTGAAAACAAAACCAACTTAGGAGCCTTTTTACAAGGCCTACCAGGTTGTATTCCTTGGGGAGTCTTCTTTGTTTATTTGGCTGATTATTATGAACACACTTACCACCTTTCCAAAGAAGTTTCTGCTGGTATGATTACCTTTGCCGCGATCGGAATTTTTATTGGAACTTTTTTCGGTGGGGTTCTCGGTCAAATTTTGTATAATATCAAAAAAACCTACCAACCACTTCTCTGTATGGGAACCACATTCTTTGGCGTATTTCCAGCAATCTTACTTTTATATTCCTTTGATATTGTCCCTTTTATGGGGTTATTCATTGCTCTAAATATTTTCACTGGAATTATGATCTCTGTCACTGGGCCGAATGTGCGAGCTGTTTTACTGAATGTAAACGAACCAAAATCAAGAAGTGCGATCTTCTCTATTTATAACCTTACGGATGATTTGGGAAAAGGGCTTGGGCCAGTGATGTCGGCAGTGATTTTAGGTCTGACTCCTGACCGGGGACTTGCTTTATCTATATCAATCCTATTCTGGATTCCTTGTGCTTTCGCATGGTTTCTTGTTTTGTTTAATTACGAAAAAGATGAAGAAAGGATGCATTTGCTTATGAAACAAAATGCATCGGCAACATAATATCTTTACCATTTGGATTGAATGAAGATTAAACACAATTTACTCGACATTGAAGGGACAACGGCACCAATCGCCTTTGTCCATCAGGTTCTTTTTCCTTATGCAAAAAAACATATTGGTAGCTTCTTAAAGACATACCAGTTTTCAAAAGATCGCCAGAAAGAAATCCAATTAGAATTTGAGAAAGATATAACATTAGGTGAAAAAGGTTTTCTGAATCTTTTTGCAAAAGAGGGGACGACACAACAATCGAACACTATCTCTTTTTCTTTGGAACTCATTCCTTCTTACTTTGAATATTTGATAGAGAAGGATCGTAAGTTTGGACCTCTAAAAGAAATCCAAGGGAAAATTTGGAAAGAAGGTTATGAGTCAGGCGAAATCAAAAGTATAGTGTATGAAGATGTGCCTGTTTTTTTAAAAAATGCCAAGGAAGAAGGAATTCAGAATCATGTATATTCTTCTGGTTCCGTAGAAGCACAAATTTTGATTTACCAGTATTCAGAGTTAGGTGATCTTCGAAACTTTTTTACTTCTTATTTTGACACTGCTGTCGGTGGAAAAAGAGAGAAAACAAGTTATGAAAATATTGCAAACGAGTTAAAATCTCCTCCGAACCAAATTCGCTTTTTTACAGATATCATAGAAGAAGCAGAAGCAGCAAATGCAATAGGTATGGATGTTGTGATTTTAAACAGACCAGGAAACCTACCGCAAAAACCGCACCACTTCCCCGTTTGGGATCATTTCTAAGTTAGAATCCAAATACTAAAAGAATAGATTCCAATGAGTATAGGGAATGTGACCTTCCAAAAAGGATTGGCCTCTTTCAGATTCATAAATACAAAACAGATCAACAGAAACTTGATAGCACTCATGAGAATCAAATTCCAATTTCCTGGAATCGTCTGGCCCATTCCAAAAAAGGAAAAGTAAACAATGAACATAAGAACGCTGTAAGTGATGATAATTAATTTCATTTTCTAGTACCTACTGAATCAAATAAAGTGCGGGATAAAGTAATAGCCAAATCAAATCACACATATGCCAAAACACAGCTCCTGCCTCTAAGTTTTCAAAAGATATGGTTTTACGGCTTCCATAGATGAAAAAAAGAATCAGAATTCCCACGACAACATGGAGATAATGAAATCCAGTGAGTAACCAATAATAACTGAAAAAAATACTGGTTTCTAGTCCATAACCTAACATCCATTTCTCTCTAAATTCGTAAAATTTGAGTATTAGAAATGCAAATCCAAATAAGATGGATGCAGATAAGAAGACTGTAAAAAGATTTAAGTTGTTTTTACTTTTATAAAGTACAGCAGTCGCAATACAAAAACCACTCGTAAGTAAAAACACTGTATTCCAAAACGCAAAGGTTTTGTTCAGGTGTGACTGCATAAAAGAAAAAGCTGCAAGATCATTCGACTTTTCATAAACGAGCGAGCCAATCCCCATACAAAATGTAAGTACTTCTACAAGAACAATCATCCAAATCAGGATACCTCCAGGCGGATACCACAAGGATTGATTGGTTTGTATGTTGTTTTGATTCATCGTATTCTCCAAGACCTCTAAATATTTCCAAATAAGTGAATATTCAATATATATAATTTAATAAGAAAATTCTCTTTCGTTGACTAACTCTTAGGGATTTCCTATTCATAGGACAACCTGTATTCGAAAACTCTCTGTGAACGTAGTTCTTATTATATTAGATTGATTCTAGTTAGCAATTAATCTCCAATCATGATTCAAATGTCAATGATATTAGAAAAATTCAAATTCGTACTTGATATAAATCAATGCCGAAACTAAAATCTGCTCTTACAATTCTAAAAATTGAAAATAGGAGGCAAGGATGCTATCAAAATCGCAAGCTAGGGCGTTCTTTTTGGGAGGCACTTTCTTGTTCAGTGCTGTCTTTGTGTTTCTCACTGTGGATACCTTGCGACAAACTGATTCCCGAACCAATGCACAAAACATCACAGAGGATGTTTTAAAGGGTAAAGAAATTTGGGAAAAAAACAATTGTATGGGTTGTCATACACTGTTAGGTGAAGGAGCGTATTATGCACCGGATCTGACTAAGGTTGTCGAAAGACGAGGAGCCACTTGGATCGATGTATTTTTAGACGATCCACAGGCGATGTTTCCTGGAGAACGAAAAATGGTGAAGTACAACTTTACTAAGGAAGAAAAAGGACAGGTCATTGCCTTTTTGGATTGGGTAGGTAAGATCGATGCCAACGGCTGGCCTCCAAAACCAAATATTCCCATTGATTCGATTGCGACTTCTCCTGCCCCGCAGGTCAAAACCAATGCAGTTGCTGTGTCTCAACCAGAAAAGTTTTCTCAACTTTGTGTCGCCTGTCATACGGTAGGTGGAAAGGGGGGAAATGTTGGGCCAGCACTTGATCACGTAGGTAGTAAATTTGATTCTGATTATCTCAATCGTTGGTTATCAGATCCTCAGGCCATCAAACCGGGAACAAATATGCCTAAGTTGCCGTTAACTGATCCAGAAAGAAAAGATATCGTTACCTATCTTTCTGCATTGAAATAAGGAGAAACAATGAGATTCCAATCACAAAAGGTCGCATATTGGTTCTTTGCAACTTGTATGTTACTCTTATCTTTACAAATCGTATATGGTTTCATTATGGGTTTTGCTCGTATCGGCCTGGATGGACTACATGATTATATTCCATTCAATACCGCGCGTGCTACACATACAAATTTACTCGTAGTATGGTTGTTAACCGGTTTTATGGGCGCAGCTTATTACATCATTCCCGAAGAATCAGACAGAGAGTTGTATAGTGTCAAACTCGCTTACATCCAACTCATTTCTTGGGTGGTTGTTGGAGTGATTGCCATTATAGGATTTCACTTCAACTGGTGGGAGGGACGTAAATTTTTAGAAATCCCAAGGCCACTTGACTATTTGGTTGTTGTGAATGTTTTAACATTTTTGTTTAACATTGCTATGACTATTTGGGAAGCCAAAAAAAGAAGTACAACACAACTTGTTCTTTTCTTTGGTTTATTATGTGCCGCCTTACTCTACTTACCTGGTATGATTTACTTCGACAACCAAACGATTGATTCTTACTTTCGCTGGTGGGTAGTACATCTTTGGGTAGAGGGAGTATGGGAACTTATTATGGGTGGTATCCTTTCTTTTTTACTCATCAAACTCACGGGAGTGGATAGAGAAGTGATCGAGAAATGGCTTTATGTAGTTGTGGGTTTGACTTTCCTTTCTGGAATTTTGGGAACGGGTCACCACTACTATTGGATCGGAACCCCTAAGTATTGGCTTATGGTCGGTGGTATCTTTTCTGCTTTAGAACCTCTTGCTTTCCTTGGAATGGCGATCTGGGCACTCAATATGTATCGCAAAAAAGGGAAAAACCATCCGAACAAAATCGCACTCTATTGGACACTGGGAAGTGCTATGATGTCCTTTATTGGCGCTGGTTTTCTAGGTTTTGCTCATACTTGGCCTGCGGTCAACCAATGGACACATGGAACACTCATCACTGCGATGCATGGACACCTTGCTTTCTGGGGCGCTTACGCCATGTTAGTGTTAGCTGTAATTTCTTATGCAATGCCTAACCTTACGGGAAGAAAACTATTTACAGGAATGTCTGGTTATTTAGCATTCTGGGCATCTAATATTGGAATGTTGGGAATGACTGGAGCACTCGCTGTCGCCGGGATCACACAAGTGTATTTAGAACGTAAGTTGGGTATGGACTTTTTGGTTGTTCAAAAGGAAATTATATTCCATTTTATTGGAATGTTACTTGCGGCAACTCTCTTTACCGTTGGGATCACATACTTTATCGTTGATTTCATTCGACATGGCCTTCCATCGAATGAAGCACTCGGTAAGAATGTTGGTGACCTCGATTAATTTATGTTAACTAAGAAAGCACCCTATTACGAACCAATCGGTAAGGAAATAGAAATCTTTCAGATGGCGGCAGAGAATTCTCTGCCGCTTTTGTTGAAAGGCCCTACTGGATCTGGCAAGTCTCGGTTTTTGGAATACATGGCTCACTTAATGGGACGAAGGCTCATCACTATTTTATGCAATGATGAAACTTCCTCAGTCGATTTAGTCGGAAGATTTTTAGTGAAGGGGGCTGATACTGTATGGATGGATGGACCGCTCACAACGGGAGTCAAAGAAGGAGCCATTGTATATTTGGATGAAGTTGCAGAAGCAAGACCAGACACACTCGTGACGATCCATTCTCTAACTGATCATCGTCGCACGTTATTTCTAGAAAGAAAAAATGAAGAAATCGTGGCACACCCCGATTTTTTACTCGTCGCATCTTATAACCCAGGATACCAAAGAGGATTTAAAGAACTAAAACCGTCCACCAAACAACGATTTTTGGGAATGGACTTTCCTTATCCCAAACCTTCTGTTGAAGAAAAAATTATTGTGGGAGAAACTGGGATTAGTGATCCAATCGCCAAAAAATTAGTTCAATTTGCGGGTCTTGTTAGAAACAAGCAAGAGTTAGGTTTGGCGGAAACCGTATCCACGCGGTTGCTTGTTTCTTGTGCAAAATTGATGACAAAAGGGCTTCCCTCGCGCCTCGCAGGAAGAACAGCCATCATCCTTCCGCTTTCTGATGATATAGATACAGTTGCTGCCTTACAAGACAGCTTCGATCTGATTTTTTAGGTTTTCACATTGGAATGGGACCAGTTTGTATTCTACCAAGGTCATAAACTTTGGAAAAAAATTCGTAAAAAACTTACACCACCGAGTCCCTATTATGGATATGATTTAAAATCCGAAGAAGTCAGGATCATTCGCTACTTACAAACTCTAAAAAAAGAACCAGTCACTTTGATTCTTGGGGGAGAATCCATTTCCTTGGGTCAAAACTTTTTGAAATTCCCAGAAGTTGTACATTGGTTCGTATCTGAATCTATTTCAAAAAAATTTGTTCGGATTCTCCTTGCCTATCTTTCTTTTCTTTTTGATTTGCAGCAAGATTTGAAAACTAAAAATGCAGTTCCATCCCGTACTCCAAAAAATTTCTTTAATCAGTTTCGGAAGTTTTTAAAAAAGTTTCCGGGTATCACTCTGGACTGGAAAGAAATCCGAAAGGAACGGTTGGAGATTCGCAAAAAAGACCAAACACAATATACGAAAATTAAATCTATCCTTGTTACTGCCCAAACATCCGTTACTGATACGAAACAAATATTTCCAGCTGGAAAAGACTTTGTATCCCAATCGAATAAACAAAAAATCCAATCGAAAGAATCTAAACAAAAATTGGATCCCAACGAAGCCGAACTTTTAGAAGTCGATGAGAAAAAAATCGAAGAGTATACCTTGGGTCACAATTTTGAAAAAATCGAAACAGTCGAAGAGTTTGATGGGCAATGGAGGGACATTGATGGAGAAGAAGATATGGATGAGGAGGAGGCTTTACAAGAGCTAAACCTAAAACATATCATCCGAACAGAAGATCCAGTTCATACAACACGAACCAGTGAATCGGGATCTGGAACTTTACTTGAAATTGAAGACGTTCGAGATGAGGGAAAAAGTTTTACTTATTCGGAGTGGGATTATAAACTAAAAAACTATAAACCAAACTATTGTTCTGTGGTAGAAGAGTTCCCAAAACAAACTGATGTTGGTTATACAAAACAAGTTTTAGAAAAACAACATTCGTATTTAATCCAATTGAAAAAGAAAATGATGGCTCTCCTAAACCAGACTCGGATCAAAAAACGTTTGGTGGCTGGGGCTGATATTGACTTGGATGCTCTTGTGGATCGGTACGCAGATATCAAAGCTAAAATTAGTCCTTCCGAATCGATTTATATGAATCCCATCCGAGATGTGTCGGATATGGTTTTGTATTTTCTTGTCGATTTAAGTTTATCTACAGACTCATGGATCCAAGAAAAAAGAGTTTTGGATGTCGAGAGGGAAAGCCTCCTCTTGTTTTCCGAATGTTTGGAAGATCTGAAAATTCCCTTTGGGATTGCCGGTTTTTATTCACGGACTCGTAATTATAATCAATTTATCCACGTAAAAAAATTATCGGAACCTTGGATGGTGGCACGTGATCGTTTGGGTCCACTTTCCCCTGTTGGATACACTCGTGTGGGTCCATCTCTTCGTCACGCAAGTTCGATACTAAAGGAGACATCATACAAACAAAAATGGATTATTTTAATCACCGACGCTCGTCCCAATGATTATGATCAATATGAGGGAAAGTATGGAATTGAGGATGTAAATAAAGCGGTCGGAGAATGTTTGTTTAATGGAATTCAAGTTTATACTTTGGCAATAGGAACAGAAGAAAAACCGACGATACCGGCTATGATGAGAAATGCTAGTTATCAAATGTTGTTTCATCCTGAAAGGCTCCTCGATTCTCTCCAAGAGTTTTTTCGAAGAGCCATAAGAGTATAAATCTTTTCTTTAGGAGGGTTTTCCGTCAGGTCTTGGGCTAAATAAAATCTTCGTGTATTGTAAAAGAAATATTAAAAATGTTAGAATCCAAATCGTACCAGACAAATGGTATGCATACTTGTATTCTCCCATCAAAGGAAAGAAGACCCGAACCATCACAGCAAAATTAAAAATGAAATATGCAAATACAGTTAGTCGGGAAGCCACAATACTTCTTCCGGTATGTCCTAAACTCACCCTTGTGATCATTCCATAAATAAAAACTCCGATTCCGCCAACAGTTAAACTATGGATTGCTGAAGAGATAGGGAAGTATCCGAGTTCTGCCAAACTATAAAATAAAAAACCTAAACAAACCCAGAAGTAACCCATGTACAAAATCCATAAGATAGGTTTTTTGTAAGACTTCCAAGGTTTCCAAGAAAGGAATCTTATGCTATTGGTTACAAACAAAGAGAAACTGATTAAAAAAGAAGCAATAAGTATCCCTATAACTAAATTAAAATTTGTAATGTCAATGTTAGTGAAAACATTTGGTGCCAAAAATCCTTGGATGAGTTTGAAAAAATAAAAGACAAAGGGTAAGTAAAGGATAGCCGATTCTAACTTGGGAATTCGTTTGAAGGAATATCCTGGAATCACAACTCCAGAGAAAAAGGGAACAACACGGCCTCCAATGATCAAAATCAAAAATAAGATTACGAAAATACTTAAGTGAACAAATAATAATGTTCGTTCCGGTTGTAAAACCGAACGAGCAGAAAGACCACTTAACAAATGAAATATGGTAAATAGTGCGTAATGGAATACGATCGGCCTGTTGTGTTTTTGTGTAGGCACCATGAGTTTCGGAATTAATAAGTAGATGACCATGAGATCTGAACTAATGTCCAAACCAAAAGATAAATAGGCAGGAAATCCAAGAGGATACATCGAAAATCTACCTAAAGCCCAAAATAGTAGAAGGAAAAATAGATTTTTCCCTTTTAGGATGGTTGAGTTTGTCCAGTTTTGGACAGCAGTAAAAAGGAAGCCGAGTACGATTGCTTTGGAAAAACCAAAGACCATTTCATAGGAATGCCAATGGATGGAGTTAATTTCGATTGGATTGCTTATTGTATTCGAAAGTACTAATAACCACAACCCAATAACAAAAACGCCATAAATAGAACCGAACCAAAAAAAAGGTCGGAAAGCAGTGTTCCACAAACTTTGCTGAAAAAATGAATCCTTCATAGTTCGATACTATTAATAATTAGAATCATTTCATTGATTCAAATCAAGAACTAAGCTAAAATTTTAAGTAAACCTTCTTTGTCCAAAATAGAGATTTCTCCCTTTTGGGTATCAATGAGACCTTGGTCCTTGAGTTGTTTGAGGATTCTAGAAAATGTTTCTGGTCTGAGATACAGAAGAGACGCCATTTGTGTTTGTTTCAAGGCTAGTGAGTCGGGTGTCCCGTAGAATAAAAAATGAGCCACCCTTTGCATGGCATCCATCGTAAGGCCACGGTTGATTGCCAAATTTAAGGTTTCAATTTTGTTCATGAGCGAATGCATTAAAATATGATTGAGTTCTATATTTTTATGAATGCGGGTCTGTACTTCTGTTAATGGCATCCGTAAGATAGTGCTATTTTTAGTGAACCGTCCAGAAGCGGGGTAAGGAATGCCTTGGATGACTGCCCACTCGGCAATGATACTCACAGGACGAAAGAAAGTTAAAGTTACTTCATTCATGTTTCCATCATATTTGAAAACTTGTAAGTCCCCCGTGACAAGTAAATCCATATAGGCAACTTTATCACCGCCGTGAAATAAAAATTCATCCTTAGAGAAAGATAATTCCTGGCATCCTTCAAATGCTTTCATTAATGATTCAGGATTTGGCTGTGTAAGGTACTTTATAATCATGAAATTCTGAAATTATTTTTTCTTTTTAAAGTTTGGAATTTTAATTTCAGTTTCTTTTAGAAATTTCCAAATCCGTTTTAGAGTTACTTTCCAATCTTCCTTTTGTGGTTTCGTTGAAGAAGATTCTGAAGTAGCTTGCGATTCCTTCACTGGTTGCAGTTCGGAAACGGGAACAATCGCAGAAATACCTAGGTCGATTTTAAGATATTTCTTTTTAATAATTTTGAAATCAATTTTTGCACCTAATAGGCGAACTATTTCCAATATGATTGCCCATTTTACTTTTATAGGTGTTAAAGTATTATAATTTTCAACTAAATCGCTAAATAATCTTTGTGAGACTTTGGGATTGCTATGGAATAATAAAAATCGGAAGTGAACATTTCCCCTTAAATCTTGTGTGATGATTAGATCATTGTGGTTAAACTCTTTGAATGGAGGAAAATCAACTAGTCTTACAACTACGGAGTTAATTAAATCCAAACTATTATGGATTTCCGTCTCAGGATTAACCTTGATCGAGTAGGTTATATCATCTTCTGGTATGACTTCATTAATAAAGGATATGAAGTTTACTTGTTCCTTAAACGGAACTTCTTTCAAGACTTCCAATCTCGAAAGTTCAATAATATCATCCATTACATTGTCTATGGATGATTGGACTTCAATCACTTCTTTTACTAAGTTTTTGTCCTTTGCTTTTTGGGTAGATTCGCGGTAAGATATAAGTTTGTCTTTCATAGATTTCAGAGGGCCTGAAATCATCGCATCCATGTAATAAAAAATCTTTTCACGTAATGAGTCCGCCTCTTTT
Above is a window of Leptospira wolbachii serovar Codice str. CDC DNA encoding:
- a CDS encoding cbb3-type cytochrome c oxidase subunit I, which translates into the protein MRFQSQKVAYWFFATCMLLLSLQIVYGFIMGFARIGLDGLHDYIPFNTARATHTNLLVVWLLTGFMGAAYYIIPEESDRELYSVKLAYIQLISWVVVGVIAIIGFHFNWWEGRKFLEIPRPLDYLVVVNVLTFLFNIAMTIWEAKKRSTTQLVLFFGLLCAALLYLPGMIYFDNQTIDSYFRWWVVHLWVEGVWELIMGGILSFLLIKLTGVDREVIEKWLYVVVGLTFLSGILGTGHHYYWIGTPKYWLMVGGIFSALEPLAFLGMAIWALNMYRKKGKNHPNKIALYWTLGSAMMSFIGAGFLGFAHTWPAVNQWTHGTLITAMHGHLAFWGAYAMLVLAVISYAMPNLTGRKLFTGMSGYLAFWASNIGMLGMTGALAVAGITQVYLERKLGMDFLVVQKEIIFHFIGMLLAATLFTVGITYFIVDFIRHGLPSNEALGKNVGDLD
- the mtnC gene encoding acireductone synthase, encoding MKIKHNLLDIEGTTAPIAFVHQVLFPYAKKHIGSFLKTYQFSKDRQKEIQLEFEKDITLGEKGFLNLFAKEGTTQQSNTISFSLELIPSYFEYLIEKDRKFGPLKEIQGKIWKEGYESGEIKSIVYEDVPVFLKNAKEEGIQNHVYSSGSVEAQILIYQYSELGDLRNFFTSYFDTAVGGKREKTSYENIANELKSPPNQIRFFTDIIEEAEAANAIGMDVVILNRPGNLPQKPHHFPVWDHF
- a CDS encoding cytochrome c oxidase subunit 3 produces the protein MNQNNIQTNQSLWYPPGGILIWMIVLVEVLTFCMGIGSLVYEKSNDLAAFSFMQSHLNKTFAFWNTVFLLTSGFCIATAVLYKSKNNLNLFTVFLSASILFGFAFLILKFYEFREKWMLGYGLETSIFFSYYWLLTGFHYLHVVVGILILFFIYGSRKTISFENLEAGAVFWHMCDLIWLLLYPALYLIQ
- a CDS encoding WecB/TagA/CpsF family glycosyltransferase; translated protein: MKQLSEIVHNSSKDERDILLEYQNIDVSKLETLNVLGIPIDNVTTDEAIAKLFRVLEKKEGMHHVLFLDPIKLMRMRPKKSLHRIAEKAGTILVEGAGIGWMTSGRLKERVTPIAVMMDLIRLAELKEFTAFIFGAKDEIVERIYFNLTRHFPKVRIVGRHAGHLDRQREMRVKEAIRKTGPDIIFLAMDFPDQEIWIENNTGYFGKAVVIGVGGALDMLSGADKKAPEWFKERGLIWFWRILARPYRIQRMWETFYFFLLGIRERFRKH
- a CDS encoding c-type cytochrome; the protein is MLSKSQARAFFLGGTFLFSAVFVFLTVDTLRQTDSRTNAQNITEDVLKGKEIWEKNNCMGCHTLLGEGAYYAPDLTKVVERRGATWIDVFLDDPQAMFPGERKMVKYNFTKEEKGQVIAFLDWVGKIDANGWPPKPNIPIDSIATSPAPQVKTNAVAVSQPEKFSQLCVACHTVGGKGGNVGPALDHVGSKFDSDYLNRWLSDPQAIKPGTNMPKLPLTDPERKDIVTYLSALK
- a CDS encoding MFS transporter, with amino-acid sequence MNQKQTIRDKSYLRFFGLAELADHGARGILAFWVILGMAFFLFGDQNLIAPNMKNIGASLGITDPNEVDWKLGGIIPVLFFILGGVVSLSMGYLSQTFSRKNLLLATVLLGEIPCFLTAYVETYDQFLVLRTLCGFGLGGIFPLLFSLIGDYFSSQSRAIATGYVSLAMGLGVGVGQLLGGILGGADPINGWRASFIYMSAPSFIFAAIYLFFCKEPKRGGAEGVVSDELSHKISLKDFKLLFENKTNLGAFLQGLPGCIPWGVFFVYLADYYEHTYHLSKEVSAGMITFAAIGIFIGTFFGGVLGQILYNIKKTYQPLLCMGTTFFGVFPAILLLYSFDIVPFMGLFIALNIFTGIMISVTGPNVRAVLLNVNEPKSRSAIFSIYNLTDDLGKGLGPVMSAVILGLTPDRGLALSISILFWIPCAFAWFLVLFNYEKDEERMHLLMKQNASAT